The Tripterygium wilfordii isolate XIE 37 chromosome 21, ASM1340144v1, whole genome shotgun sequence genome segment GTAGGGATGACGTGCTCAGAAGTGTAGGGCGGGAAGGGCGTGCGCATAAGTCTACTTCTTTGCTCGCAAGTCTCTCGTTGAAGATTTAAGGGTGAGTATGATAATCCTAAATAGAGGATCAAAATTAAAGTTTACTAAACTGGGCGTAGTTGAAAAATTGTGGGCTGCAAATCGTTAAGCACATGCAATCAGAAATCACCAAGCCGAAGGGTTAAATGGGCCGTCATAGAGGGCCGCCCCATACACCCTTCAACTGGCCAATATCTAACCAATTTCAATCATCATTGATCGACCGCCTACAACTGTTACAAGACGAGCCGTTAAATTTTTCAAGCACCTTGAGAATCCCAATACATATCGGTCGTCACAGAAACAAATTCTCTGCTTAGCTATCACCGGCGACGAGGTCTCTCTGGTTTTTCGTATCCTGCTGCGTTTCCATATCGTTCAGAGATAACACTTTTGTCTCTTACTTCGTCTCCTCTTGAGGTGAGTGTTGTCGATTGAAGATGCGGTTTCTGGCCTTTTTTTTAATCGAATAATGACGTCGCTGTTAGAATTTTGCAATTGAGTTCCTGTTTTACCTCTCTGTCGAGGATACAAGCAATTTAGTCTATTTGCATAATTGCGTGTTTCCTAGTTTGTTGTAATGGGGAAATGAAACATTGCCGTCAAAACAAGAAGATCAAACAGTGGCATGTCTGATTTGGtttcttgaaattgaaattcaTTGGGAGCTGTGTGTTGCTAAGGCTTAAGTATTCTTTGTATTCGTCTGCAAAACAGGCTGAAGTGAAATTCTAATTTAATATTATGTGTCGATGAGATTTAATTAAGGAGCTGAGTTTTGCTAATAATTGATTTTCCTATATAatgttttttgatatttttcattgcgggaaaaaattgcaaataacaaaaactagaaactctTCATTGGAACAAGACCATTTTTGAGTATATTTGCCTCTGATAGACACTTCAAGGGTATCTGCCTCCAAAAAAGACTAAGCAAAAGAAAGGCCAAATCCAAATATATCTAAAGATTTGAGATAGTTCTTGACTAGAGTAGGAAATGCCTAGGCAACAAATATCCAAGCTGAAGTTCGGTTGTTGCACAGTCAGGACTCTTATTTTCAAATATGGTGTTAGTTATATTCACAATGTAAActtcattcaaaaaaattacaactTTCAATTTATGGTCTTGAATGTGTTTGCGGTTGTATTTTGGAAATCCGTATTAAGGAGTGCATTTAAGATGCTATCTATTATCATTGTTGTTGTGGTTATTTATTgatttgtgttgttttttttagcAATGGATGCTGCAGAAAATGTTATAGAGAATAAAGAAGATCGAATACCAATAGAAGCAAAGGAAATGTTAAAATCAATGGCATCCAAATGGGAGGATGTGCTTGATTCAAATGATCTGCAGGTGATCCCTCTGAAGGGTGCAATGACAAATGAGGTTTACCAAATAAATTGGCCAAAGAAATCAGGAGAAACCTCATGGAAGGTTCTAGTGAGGATATATGGTGAGGGTGTAGACGTGTTCTTTGACCGGAATGATGAGATTCGGACATTTGAGTTCATGTCGAAGCAAGGGCAAGGACCTCGTCTTTTAGGGCGTTTTCAAAATGGACGAATTGAAGAGTTCATCCATGCACGGGTAATTTGATGTTGTTCTTTAttagtttcatttttttaatcactGGAATTCCGAAAcggttttgctgatgtggttgacAAGTTATggtcttcttttttattttttttcttttttttaatgaagcAAAATGGTACTGGTATCTCAACTTATTGTGATGGTGGAGAAAAAAAACATACTTTTCGGGAAGCTCAAAACAATGTTCATACAATCATTAGTTCCTCTAGTGTAAACCTACCTCAAACAGTTTCTTCCTCTCCTTTCTAAAATGCACTTGAGACTATAATTATTTGAATATCACATATGTATTTTAAAATActcattttttcttcttaagTTTATAATCAATATACGCATGTCATTTTAGGCCACTAAATCCTTGCTAAAAAATTGGGTTGTTTTAGCTAAATGGGATTATTAGGCATCTGCGGTTACTCAGGATTTTTCTACtaacattttattttcttccatGTTACGCATCCCTGTCCTGTTGTACCTAATTTTCATGATTTATGAGATGAATGGATCTTTCAGATATAAAACTGGTTCTATACCCATCACTTCCTGTGTAAATTCTTGTCATATTAATTTTTAAGCCTCTTGTGGTGCTTATGAATTCATTTTTCTAATCCAAAGAGAACTATGatattcttggaagtccttTGGTGATTTAGAAGATGTTCACATGAGCTTGTCATGAATGGGAGAATTGGTTACATTTTTACGTGATATTCCAACTTATATCCTTCATTGAATGGAATTTTGTTTTCTGATACGTCATTGTGATTGTATAGTTATCCATTTTGTCAGTGCCCAATTTATGACCTGGCTCGCATGATTTTCACCTCATTGTAAGGTCAAACTGAGTTTAAAATTTTCCAACTCTCGTGTTGCTGAAGTTGGGATGACATTTTACCAGTGCATTTTGGGACATTATTTTGCTGCTTTTCAAATTGAGATCTTTAGATAATTTAGTGCGATCGATGATGCAAGTCAAAGGTcaaacttataaaaaaaaaagaatgactgCTACTATATTTCTCATATGTTCTCATTTTACTTATGactagaaaagaaaattttgacttGTGTAAGTGTGTAACATTAAGCACTTTTATTCCTTTGCTGAGACAAATTTTGTTTGTCACGTGAATTCCAGACACTATCTGCTTCTGATTTATGTGATCCAGATATTTCTGCTCTTATAGCAGCTAAAATGAAGGAGTTCCATGGACTAGAGATGCCTGGTCCCAAAAAGATCTGCCTGTGGGATAGATTACGGTATGTTTCTATTTtctcacacactctctctctctccccctctcactctctctctgaAACATTGATTCAGTCATTTGCATCGCAATGAAAATGATGTTACTTGTATACatgccattttttttaatgttttactGTAGGTGCAATAATATCTTATTGTCCTGTATTCAGAAATTGGCTACATGCAGCTAGGAGGCTGAGTCCTTCAGAAGAGGCTCAAACCTTTCACTTGGATGTTATTGAGGAGGAAATAACTATATTAGAAAAGAAGCTCACAGATGACAGTCAGCATATTGGTTTTTGCCACAATGATTTACAATATGGTAACATAATGATCGATGAAGAGACTAAGTCAATAACTATAATTGTGAGTTTCACTTATGCATTTGAAGTCAATCTATGTTATTATTATCCAACTATATGTTGAAAGACTGTTTTAGTTTTCTTATTAATCAATAGTCAAGATGTTTTGCTTTGCCTTCTTTTTTCAGGACTATGAATATGCAAGCTACAATCCTGTTGCATTTGACATAGCAAATCACTTTTGTGAGATGGCTGCTGACTATCACACAGATACACCTCATTTATTGGACTACACTAAATACCCAGGTATCCACtgcatttatttaattttctcgTGCTTTTTATGCTATTACTTTCTAATTGAAAAGCATTATTTTTGCGCTGGCATGATAGGTTTGGAGGAGCGTCGAAGATTTGTGCTTATATACCTGAGTTGCTCTGGTATGTATactttttagtttataccttcATCTTAAACAGTGTTCATTTAACTTGCCATTGGTTTCTACTGCCACACTCGAGTTTTTGTTTTCCAAGAGGGTGTCGCAGACAAACAAAGAATGAGACACTGGATGATACTTTCTGGTCTATTTTTCCATTTCTCTTACTTTACCtttgttgttgctgttgctgttgtcttctctctttttttctttttttcctgttgGTGTTCTTGTTTTTTGGGAAGGCATTCAAGAGGAGGATTGTTTGGAAAAGGAAACTGCTGCTTACCATTAAAATCTGCCATTGCTTGATCATCTCAATTAAAAGGAGCAACTGTTGGCCTTTGTGATATAGCTGTACATCTCAATTTAGACATTTGAAGGCCAAAGGAAGGAATTCTCATTCTTATTATCATGTTTTAAATTTGAAGGTTGACTATTTTTCTAATCAATCAAGGTAGTCTTATCATGTAAGTATGTAACTGATGGAATGTGTATACAGGGGAAGTGGGAGATCTTGGTCTCCCAAATTACTTTTTTGCTTATGGGAGTCCAATGGACCATACCATATAAAGTATCAATATACATTTCTGTATAtacctcctctcttttttttcccctccttgTATTTGCGAGTAAAAGATGTTCTTTACGGTTACTTATGGACCTCTTGAAGGAGCAAACTACCTATCAAAAATTAATCATGGCCATATCATTTAATTATGTTCCAAGTCCATATTAATCCTTGCTCATACATTTTGGCTCATGAATACATTGGATTTATTAGAATACCTGAAGTTTAATCATTCTCTGAATATATTGAATAATTACTGCAGGTGATGAATCTAGTGACATTAAGTTGGAGCAGCTACTTCAAAATGTCGAGACGTATACCCTTGCAAACCACCTCTTCTGGGGCTTGTGGGGAATAATATCGGTATCTTCCATCTTCTTATCTTAAGCGTTTCTAGTAGAGATTATTTTGGATCCCGACTTGATATCAAGAGCTTTAATAATCAAGAATATTCCTCTTTTCAGCTGTTAAAGTACTGATTTGTATCGCCACAACTACTCTTGAGAGTTTTTGAGAGTTATGTTTTTCATTATACATAGTTTTTCTGTATGCTCTAGTGTTCAGAATTTTTGGCTAGTGTCTCATTATAGAACACTAGTGCCTTCTGAACCTCCTTTATTGCAATTATGGACACAATGCCCTTGCATGTATATGTTATGCAGAAATGCTAGGGATGAGTGCTCACAGGCACAATTTTGTAAAGCTTATTAATTTGTCCCTTTTTCTCCACCTTTTTAGGAACATGTGAATGAAATTGACTTTGAGTACCTAGAGTATGCACGGCAAAGGTTTGACCAGTACTGGTTAAGGAGGAAAGAACTCTTGGGTTCCTTGGAATCGTACCCAGATGGTGCAACTGATCATAACGTACTGTTTCTTCCTTGATTGTTTCTCCTCTTTGCTGCTTTTTGTAGATATAGTTCTAGATAAGAAGATGCTAAAATATAATAGTCTAAAAAACTTATGTGTTGTACAATTATATAATGTGAATatgtgattgagtattttggcGAACTATGATAATTTGGGATTGATTTGGAAGTGATAGAAACTCTCACATCAGAAAGATAAGGAAGTTAAGTGTTgtttataaggagggcaaatgccaCTCCTTAACATGTCCATTAGGTTTTCACAAGAGCTCATGAAACATTGGTATTGTGGAGGCCTATTGGACTACCGCCAGTCCATGGTTACATGCACCCATGGATGCAGGCTGAGCCTGTTAGATTGTTAGGGTGGGGTTTGGGCCTGGACTCTCcagagcccatgaaacactACTATGGAGGGGACCTTATCAGGAAGCTTTGATTTTATACATGCTTCTTTGAACTTGTATGCGAATATAGTATCACTACTTTCTCTGGAGTCAATTCTTGCGGTTCAATCTCGCAAATTGATCTGggcatatttttctttttcctgataCTGAGAGGGATTGTTCCATGCAGGCCAACAAAGTGGTACCTGAAAGCCATAATCGAGGGAACGATTGCTCATGAGGATAAGGAAGCATTGCAATTTTGGGAATGAAGAGATGATTCCTCTTATTATTGGCTGATATTATTTCATAATAATTTCCTTCTCCACATTCAAAATGCATCTGTTGTCTAACATTGCATTGAAATTTATGCTGTCTTGATGCTACTTCTTCTGAATTTGGGATTCTTTTTCCATTGTTTAAATTCTAGCAGAAGTTTTAGTGGAAAGTGTACCCATAGCAGACTCTTTCTAGTAATTTGGGTATAAGAAAATTTGGGAATACAGTGGGCAGTGAATGGTATTATTTTCTGTTTAGGATTTAGGCTCATTTAACTGATGCGATGAGGTGTTTATGCAGACACTGTTTGCAACAAACTTGTTAAGAGTTTCAATGCACTGATGATATACAACTCATTGAACAGATGGGATTGTCCGAATCTATTTCAATACTGGCAATTTCGGTCTTACTAGTTACTACCCTATTTCTGTCATCAAAATGATAGTCTGGCACCATGAAATTAGGAAACAACTTAGGTGATAGTATAGTTGTTGAATCTATGTGAGGTTAAATCGTGGTGAATTTCTATGAggtcaaatcgtatggattcgGGAATCAGAatattttcatttcaatttcCACTGAGAACAATATCATTGTGTTCACGTGATAAGTTTTTGTCAAACTTATCTTATCCTTTTATGAAACTTCTGTGTGCGACTAATTGCTTGAATTTAGACACATGTCAGATATGTTCAGGCAAACTTATATTATGTCCTCTCGATTACCCAAAAAAACCATGAAACTAACAATGGAAGACCGAGAGTAGACACGGAAACACCAAAAGCAAAGAGTTTAGCCCAGCCATGAGCAATGCTGGGCAGGACTTTGATGGGCTAGGCCTATTTGAATTGGTATACATGCTTACATagcccaagaaaagaaaagcccGGCCCAAAGATTCAgtacaaaaattcaaagaatttGCACGTCGACAACTCCAAATCCAAAATCAACCACAAAAGACCCATCCATCCCAAACCCAAACACGCACAGCACGTCAACACCCTCCAAATCAACAAAACCGCCAAGAACTGAATATCAGAGTGTGTCGAAAAATCATGGCTTGTGCATCCCAGTCGATCATTTCAGCGAACACATCATGTGCATTTTCTTCACCGAGGTTGTTGAGGAGATATGGCAAATTGACCCCGAATTTAAAGCTCTTCACTGTCAGAGCTTCCTCTGATGACGCTGAAGATTGTAATGATGAAGAGTGTGCCCCTGATAAGGAGGTCGGTTTATTGTATCCTCCATTTCCTGCATTTTAGGCTTTTAATAAGCTTTTTTTGGAGGTTTTATGCGCTTGTTCATGCCTGGAAAATACTATTAAGATTGAGGTGAAAAGGGTTTGTGTTTATGGTTGGATGTTGCCTTTGGGATTCTATATGATTAGGTTTCGATTAATTGGGATGTGATACACCTTTTCTTGATAAAAAGATGTGTTTTTGACAATTATGAGTCATATGATTGAATGATTGGGACATTGTGCTTTGAAATGTTGCTGTCTCTGTTGGTTTTGCGTATTTCAATCTTATACCTAACTGTATTAAGACGAGGATAAAAATAATAGTACCTCATCTTTCCAAGATAGGATGTCAttgatatgtttgttttgttttacagaATGGGTACTGTATTACTTGCTATGTCAGTGATCATAGACTATCTATAATCAATTACTATAGCCTTTTTGGAGTTATGTCCAAAGCCTCTACAGaatagtgttcttagcactatCGAGAGCTACTAACTTTGCTTTCCAAGAGGGGATTTCAGTAATTTGACCATTTCGTGTTCAAACTCATTCGCTCTACTATATGAAAAGCTTATATGTTGTTCCAAAGTTGAAAGAACTATTTCCTGTGTTTGCTGGTTGAGATTTCACTAGTTTGAGTGTTTCACTTGTTGTCTCAGTGACTCTTGAGTCTGAGAGTTATGGAATTGTTCAATGCCAGTAAAAATCAGTCGATACTTTCCTAGATATATGCATAAAGCTTATGAAGCATTGTTCTGAATGTTAAATGAAAGAGATCTCATGTTATGGTCATGATGAAATAGGTTGGCAAGGTTAGTATGGAATGGGTTGCCTCTGAGAAGACCAAAGTTGTCGGGACATTTCCACCTCGTAAACGGGGATGGACTGGCTATGTGGAGAAGGACACTGCTGGGCAGACCAACATATACTCGGTTGAGGTTGGTgcatttaaatttttatcaatatataattaatcatgATGTCTTCATGTTTAATGTTTTTCAAAAGTTAGTATTAGTTGTGAATAAACTGTGGTAAACAAGTATAGAAGTATTTAAAAATCCCATACTATTAATTTTTCACTAGCAATTTGTAGGTCAAACCAGTAGGTAATGTAGAGCAGGGTAATTATATTCACTCACAAAATTATCATGATAAGGATGATATCCAGAGGCAGAGTTGTTATAAGTTAAACGGAACCATAGTGTACAGAAACCTGAGAAACATGCCTTCCATAGCCTGATATCAtcgtatatttatttttaatggaCAAGTATTTGGGCATGAGAATAGGATTTGAACCCTAGACCTCTTGAGGCAATGAAGTTCCACACTTCCATTACCAGACCAAGTATTGGGGATCCCTAATATCACCGTCGATTTAAAACTGCAGAGCTCTATCTGCACAAAAACTCCAACGATCATCCAAGAAAAGTTAACTAAATGTTCAACTTTAAAATCAAGCCTAAATGGTCATTTATCACTCTAATTTTTGTATATAAGCATTGATAATTATGATGTTTCTCATCTTTTGTAATCACTTGACTTGATTCCAGCCCACAGTGTACGTAGCAGAAAGTGCAATAAGCTCAGGAACTGTGGGTGCTTCTGCTGATGGAGCTGAAAATACAGCTGCTATCGTGGCTGGCATTGGCCTTATCTCTATTGCTGCAGCTTCATCAATACTCCTCCAAGTTGGTAAGAACCCACCACAGATACAGACAATGGAATACAATGGACCATCTCTCACTTACTACATCAACAAATTTAAACCCCCAGATGTGATTCAAGCTGCAGTACCAGACCAAGTTGAATCTTCACCATCTATTCAACGAGAGAGCTCTGCCCCAGTTACCCAGATAGAGGTTTAATCTGAAAATCAACCAGAGCCTTCTCCTCCAACTCTGACGAGTATTTTGCCGGCCAGTTAATATAATCTAGTTTCTTGAACTGCAAACCTGCATTATAGGCCATGCCACTTGTGTATAAAATAGGTTGAGCTTTGAATTACAGCAAATGAATAGCAACACAATTTTTGTATGTCCTGTAAAACGCAAGCTACCTTTTGTTGTATATTTCAGGTATTTATTGTATTTAACTTGAGGCCTAATATACATTGGTAAATCTCTATGCAGACAAGGGTCTTGTAGTAGAAGTCACTACAGTGATCATCACAGACGTCCAGTCtgtttatcaaatttaaaaaattgtgtGGACTCCACACTGATAAATTGGATGTATGTTGTGTGGACTCCACACTCTGTACCTATTTGATCAGTATGTGACAAAATTGCagggacaatgctagagacccccaaaatttgatccttaaaagttccccaaatctatgtgacattaaaatagccattgattaaaaatacacatataggattcacttcacatccaacactccacattaaatgggggtcatTTTTTGAgtgtctcaaacattatccaaaCTGCAATCACTTCTACTACGCTTAACCCTATCACTATGGACATGTTTGTAATATTCTTTGTAATATTCTTTCTAATCAATTTTTTATTGGGTAATGATTTCATAatgacttctttttttctctctcttttcgaGGTGGGCATTATTGTAATTGCATGCAGTTGACTTTTTAATCTCTGAAACTCAAAGTCCAACGGCTATACATTTAATTCTTTCCCGCGGATCCCGCTTATCTCGGACCTTTATGTCTCCAAATCTAACTACTTCCACTTCCAACTTCACACATCATTGAAGCTTTTAAATCTTCTTCTAGATCTGCCTTAGCTTCTGTATCTaagtatatacatacacaaactCATGTCCACAGCAGAACCACCAGTATCCACCACCGCCGCCGCGGGTGTCGGTCTTGGTTACGGCATCGCTATCGCCGTTAGCATACTTGTGCTGATCTCCACAATCATGTTAGCTTCTTACGTTTGTGTCAGACTGAAAGGTAACAGCTACGGTGACAGCAGCAGCAGcggcagtggtggtggtggtagtagTGGCAGGAACGGTAGGCCCATTATCATGGACAACTCGACAGAGCCCGTCGTGGTGGTTGTGGGCTTAGATCGGCCCATTATAGAGTCATTTCCGAAGACAATACTCGGTGAAAGCAGACGGCTACCAAGGCCCAACAACGGCCCGTGCTCCATTTGTTTGTCGGAGTATAGAGCGAAGGATACAGTGCGGTGCGTCCCAGAGTGTAATCATTGTTTCCATGCTGATTGTATTGATAAGTGGCTAAAGATGAATGCAACGTGTCCGTTGTGTAGAAGTTCGCCGGCTCCGACCCCACTAGGTACCCCTCTGTCTGAGATTGTCCCACTGCCCTTTCATGCTAGGTGATCTTTgtaacaatttcttttcttttcttttttttaatcatttgaatttgaaaatcttattctttagacaaaaaaaattagttgcTTGATGATAAGAATTGtccttcattaattaattatgctAAGACATGTAAAGATATGGACTTGATAGAGAGGAATTTTTCATGGTAATGTGTTTAATTTGTTTAAGGATTAGAAATATCTATAGGGTCGTTTCCAAAATAAAGTAACGAAATTGATGAAATAGAATTCTTTAAATATCCAACATTTTAAATGGACGAGTTTAAAATAGAGGTAAGAAATCATGGGACaaagcttttttttcttttcaagtaaTTAAAGTGAATTGCACAAATTTGTTTGTTAAATTCAGCAATAAGTGATAATCGCATGACAGTTTGTAGATTATGAGTTCTGTTGTAAATAATGTTAAGCAGGGCTTTTATGAAATGAAACCAtaagtttaaaaaatgaaaaaataaaattatgatgtgATGACACATTTCTCAAATCATTAGATTCGAATTATAGACTCTACAATTCCAAATTAATTGCAAGTCTCTACATCCGTTCTCTTAATTTGAGTTATTTCTTT includes the following:
- the LOC119988215 gene encoding probable choline kinase 2, which gives rise to MDAAENVIENKEDRIPIEAKEMLKSMASKWEDVLDSNDLQVIPLKGAMTNEVYQINWPKKSGETSWKVLVRIYGEGVDVFFDRNDEIRTFEFMSKQGQGPRLLGRFQNGRIEEFIHARTLSASDLCDPDISALIAAKMKEFHGLEMPGPKKICLWDRLRNWLHAARRLSPSEEAQTFHLDVIEEEITILEKKLTDDSQHIGFCHNDLQYGNIMIDEETKSITIIDYEYASYNPVAFDIANHFCEMAADYHTDTPHLLDYTKYPGLEERRRFVLIYLSCSGDESSDIKLEQLLQNVETYTLANHLFWGLWGIISEHVNEIDFEYLEYARQRFDQYWLRRKELLGSLESYPDGATDHNANKVVPESHNRGNDCS
- the LOC119988217 gene encoding protein MAINTENANCE OF PSII UNDER HIGH LIGHT 1-like; its protein translation is MACASQSIISANTSCAFSSPRLLRRYGKLTPNLKLFTVRASSDDAEDCNDEECAPDKEVGKVSMEWVASEKTKVVGTFPPRKRGWTGYVEKDTAGQTNIYSVEPTVYVAESAISSGTVGASADGAENTAAIVAGIGLISIAAASSILLQVGKNPPQIQTMEYNGPSLTYYINKFKPPDVIQAAVPDQVESSPSIQRESSAPVTQIEV
- the LOC119987622 gene encoding putative RING-H2 finger protein ATL69, which gives rise to MSTAEPPVSTTAAAGVGLGYGIAIAVSILVLISTIMLASYVCVRLKGNSYGDSSSSGSGGGGSSGRNGRPIIMDNSTEPVVVVVGLDRPIIESFPKTILGESRRLPRPNNGPCSICLSEYRAKDTVRCVPECNHCFHADCIDKWLKMNATCPLCRSSPAPTPLGTPLSEIVPLPFHAR